The proteins below are encoded in one region of Desulfovibrio sp. JC022:
- a CDS encoding aminotransferase class IV yields MIYFRNGEFIEDEVCLDLAQPAFRTGYGFFETLCWNGSKICHLDLHLQRARKSLAEFNITEEPLDYDAIIRDVVAANGLENEFARVNIFFPVEQGITLPVVCAVPFEHIPNRTWTLRPCPNVFLSPLMAHKSTNRMDYLNAWQDALAAGFDDALLQDFDGNVLESSFASLLFRKGDSFFEPQTVYKLPGTAQVIAARHIEIAGAEINLAQIEQFDHAYALNSLGGMIPITAIGDVGFEADFDTAERVSQLVLG; encoded by the coding sequence ATGATTTATTTCAGGAACGGTGAATTCATTGAAGACGAAGTCTGTCTCGATCTGGCCCAGCCCGCTTTCAGAACCGGGTACGGATTTTTCGAGACCCTTTGCTGGAATGGCAGCAAAATTTGCCATTTGGATTTGCATCTTCAGCGGGCGCGTAAAAGCCTTGCTGAATTTAATATTACCGAAGAGCCGCTGGATTATGACGCGATTATTCGGGATGTGGTGGCAGCAAACGGGCTGGAGAATGAATTTGCACGGGTGAACATATTTTTTCCGGTTGAACAGGGCATTACTTTGCCTGTAGTTTGTGCGGTCCCTTTTGAGCACATCCCGAATCGCACTTGGACCCTCAGACCCTGCCCGAATGTTTTTCTTTCCCCCCTTATGGCTCATAAATCCACCAACCGCATGGATTATCTTAATGCGTGGCAGGATGCTTTAGCCGCTGGATTTGATGATGCACTGCTTCAGGATTTTGATGGTAATGTTCTGGAATCCTCTTTCGCTTCCCTGCTTTTCAGAAAAGGTGATTCTTTTTTTGAGCCACAGACAGTGTACAAACTTCCCGGCACGGCTCAGGTAATTGCAGCCCGGCATATCGAAATTGCGGGAGCGGAGATTAATCTCGCTCAGATTGAGCAATTTGATCACGCCTATGCCCTCAATTCTCTGGGCGGGATGATTCCGATTACTGCCATTGGTGATGTGGGATTTGAGGCTGATTTTGATACGGCGGAACGGGTGAGTCAGTTGGTGCTGGGGTAA
- a CDS encoding phosphatidylserine decarboxylase family protein: MTGNRYWTKRIAICLGSLILCLGLAVSANSASQPTVSNDTTQLLPVVQEFKELIENDPKLFMLFTEMFEMVPDTPEFKNDPAGNPQIRSYVQMLQKISEISQQAPEFNTTAMVGFPINSILNWPMGTSAGTSAFLDSRVNAQLKKILNQWAVFLGSPDSRYVLSDDPKKGWFGRDAQKAMPGFAKDFICDPDKPYHGFVSWDDFFTRKFRKGRRPVAAPNDNSVIANACESAPFNLAKNVKLRDEFWIKGQPYSLYHMLDGDPLAPRFAGGTIYQAFLSALSYHRWHSPVSGRIVKTKLIDGSYYAQSPTVGFDPASPNGSQGYITQTAARGLIFIEADNPDIGLMAIMFVGMAEVSSNEITVYEGQHVNKGDQLGMFHFGGSTHVLIFRPGVNLEFDLRGQKPGLETTNIPVRSRIATVR; this comes from the coding sequence ATGACTGGTAATCGATATTGGACAAAAAGAATTGCTATCTGTTTAGGCAGCCTGATCCTGTGCCTTGGACTTGCTGTATCAGCGAACAGCGCGTCACAACCAACGGTTTCAAACGATACAACGCAACTTCTGCCGGTCGTACAGGAATTCAAGGAACTGATTGAAAACGACCCGAAACTTTTTATGCTTTTTACAGAGATGTTCGAGATGGTCCCCGACACACCGGAGTTCAAGAACGACCCGGCAGGCAATCCTCAAATCCGCAGCTACGTTCAAATGTTGCAAAAAATAAGTGAAATTTCGCAGCAGGCACCGGAATTCAACACAACCGCTATGGTGGGTTTTCCCATCAATTCTATTTTAAACTGGCCCATGGGCACCTCAGCCGGAACAAGTGCTTTTCTTGACAGCCGGGTTAACGCGCAACTGAAAAAGATACTCAACCAGTGGGCTGTATTCCTCGGATCTCCGGACTCCCGCTATGTACTCAGCGACGATCCCAAAAAAGGATGGTTTGGGCGTGATGCTCAAAAGGCAATGCCGGGATTTGCAAAAGACTTCATCTGCGACCCGGACAAGCCATACCACGGATTCGTTTCATGGGACGACTTTTTCACCCGCAAATTCCGCAAGGGACGCCGCCCGGTTGCCGCCCCCAACGATAACTCCGTCATCGCGAACGCCTGCGAATCCGCCCCATTCAATCTGGCGAAAAATGTGAAATTAAGGGATGAATTCTGGATCAAGGGCCAGCCGTATTCGCTCTACCACATGCTCGACGGCGACCCATTGGCTCCCCGCTTTGCAGGTGGCACCATCTATCAGGCCTTTCTGAGCGCACTCAGCTACCACCGCTGGCACAGCCCGGTCAGCGGCAGAATTGTAAAGACAAAACTGATCGACGGGTCCTATTATGCCCAATCACCCACGGTAGGATTTGATCCGGCCAGCCCCAACGGCTCTCAGGGCTACATCACCCAAACTGCAGCCAGAGGCCTGATCTTCATTGAAGCGGATAATCCCGACATAGGTCTGATGGCAATCATGTTTGTCGGTATGGCGGAGGTTTCTTCCAACGAAATCACGGTATATGAGGGTCAGCATGTAAACAAAGGCGATCAGCTGGGCATGTTTCATTTCGGCGGTTCAACACATGTGCTCATCTTCCGCCCCGGTGTTAATCTGGAATTCGACCTTCGCGGCCAGAAGCCCGGACTCGAGACGACTAATATTCCGGTACGATCCCGCATAGCCACTGTCCGTTAG
- a CDS encoding glycosyltransferase: protein MSSPKVSVTMPCYNCESTVRAAIESILGQTFGDLELIAVDDGSTDNTAEVLKEYASRDSRLKPLFLEHQGVVGAANAAIEAACGSYIARMDADDLALPQRIEKQAGLLDRDPETGLTACKVGFGGDRDKNGGYAHYVDWINTLVGTDEISLNRFVEFPFANPSIMMRKELIQEHGPFRDGDFPEDYELVLRWLEAGVKMRKVDEELLIWNDPPDRLSRNHPKYTVEAFYRIKSSYLFNWLQNRLGSNPKVGVIGSGRTSRKRYKMLENLGVETAFYVDVDPRKVGMFIHGKKVLHRDEVPPAGNTFLLSYVASWGARDEVAQFLDARGYVMGRDYLLVS from the coding sequence ATGAGCAGCCCCAAGGTTTCGGTAACCATGCCCTGCTACAATTGCGAATCCACTGTGAGAGCGGCAATTGAAAGCATACTCGGGCAGACCTTCGGCGACCTTGAGCTGATAGCAGTGGATGACGGTTCAACGGACAACACCGCTGAAGTGCTTAAAGAATATGCAAGCCGTGATTCACGATTAAAACCGCTATTCCTTGAGCATCAGGGAGTGGTCGGCGCAGCCAATGCAGCCATAGAGGCTGCTTGCGGAAGCTACATCGCACGCATGGACGCGGATGATCTTGCCCTGCCACAGCGTATTGAAAAGCAGGCAGGACTACTGGACCGCGACCCGGAAACCGGACTTACCGCATGTAAGGTCGGTTTCGGCGGGGATCGTGATAAAAACGGCGGCTACGCCCATTACGTGGACTGGATCAACACTTTGGTGGGTACGGATGAAATTTCTCTGAACCGCTTTGTGGAATTTCCTTTTGCCAACCCGTCCATCATGATGCGCAAAGAACTCATTCAGGAACACGGCCCATTCCGGGACGGTGATTTTCCTGAAGATTACGAACTGGTTCTGCGTTGGCTGGAAGCCGGGGTAAAAATGCGCAAGGTGGATGAAGAGCTGCTCATCTGGAATGATCCGCCGGACCGATTATCGCGCAACCATCCCAAATACACAGTTGAAGCTTTCTACCGCATCAAGAGTAGTTATCTCTTCAATTGGCTACAAAATCGTCTCGGTTCCAATCCCAAGGTGGGTGTAATCGGTTCCGGGAGAACTTCCCGCAAGCGTTACAAGATGCTGGAAAACTTGGGTGTGGAAACGGCCTTCTACGTTGACGTGGACCCACGCAAGGTCGGCATGTTCATTCACGGCAAAAAAGTCCTTCACCGCGATGAAGTGCCTCCGGCGGGAAATACTTTTCTGCTCTCCTACGTAGCAAGCTGGGGCGCGCGGGATGAGGTAGCACAGTTTCTGGATGCGCGCGGCTATGTGATGGGGCGGGATTATTTGCTGGTTTCGTAA
- a CDS encoding ATP-binding protein: MKCKVCKEKAFVALPSHNAAFCKEHFNAFFMKQVAQGIKRRKLLEPDDKVLVALSGGKDSLGLMYALAELGYDVTGLHIDLGIFESSIKARSVVEDFCKDKGYPLRIVELEKEGVPMPLIKKHIRRPICAICGKFKRHYFNKVAIEEGYTALATGHNLDDEVARLFANTLRWDQGYLSDQGPVLPAENGFAKKVKPLFRLTEYESAIFSFLADIPYHHLPCPYSSGASFTGHKLLWRDMELRSPGTKRAFYKGFLDRGRPAFSALEKEEKDYEIAPCTECGYPTSAGKCSICRLRSQLQDSLKQEAMEATKA; the protein is encoded by the coding sequence ATGAAATGCAAGGTATGCAAAGAAAAAGCATTTGTTGCACTGCCCAGCCACAACGCCGCGTTCTGCAAAGAGCATTTTAATGCTTTTTTCATGAAGCAGGTTGCTCAGGGTATCAAAAGACGCAAGCTTCTCGAGCCTGATGACAAGGTGCTGGTCGCCCTTTCCGGGGGCAAAGATTCTCTCGGACTCATGTACGCTCTGGCAGAACTGGGCTACGATGTAACCGGGCTGCACATTGATCTGGGAATTTTCGAATCCTCCATCAAGGCCCGCTCCGTGGTGGAAGATTTCTGTAAGGATAAGGGCTATCCGCTGCGCATTGTGGAACTTGAAAAAGAAGGTGTGCCCATGCCTTTGATCAAAAAACACATCCGCCGTCCCATCTGCGCCATCTGCGGAAAGTTCAAACGCCATTATTTCAATAAGGTTGCCATTGAAGAAGGCTACACAGCCCTTGCTACCGGGCACAATCTTGATGACGAAGTAGCCAGACTTTTCGCCAACACCCTGCGCTGGGATCAGGGATATCTTTCCGATCAGGGTCCGGTGCTGCCTGCGGAAAACGGCTTTGCCAAGAAGGTAAAACCCCTTTTCCGGCTCACTGAATACGAAAGTGCCATATTCTCTTTTCTGGCGGATATTCCCTATCACCACCTGCCCTGCCCTTACAGTTCCGGGGCCAGTTTCACCGGACACAAGCTGCTTTGGCGGGATATGGAACTTCGCAGTCCCGGCACCAAACGAGCTTTCTACAAAGGATTCCTTGATCGTGGTCGCCCCGCATTTTCCGCTTTGGAAAAAGAAGAAAAAGATTACGAGATCGCACCTTGTACCGAATGCGGCTACCCCACATCTGCCGGAAAATGCAGCATTTGCAGGCTTAGAAGCCAGTTGCAGGACTCCCTTAAACAAGAAGCCATGGAAGCAACAAAAGCATGA
- a CDS encoding MoaD/ThiS family protein produces the protein MVIVKIEPEGQTVEYTKLKTVLQLLNKQGLHHTDTLVIRNGELLTQDEWINQGDEITLRKVISVG, from the coding sequence ATGGTAATTGTCAAAATCGAACCTGAAGGCCAGACAGTAGAATACACAAAACTCAAGACCGTCCTGCAACTACTGAACAAGCAGGGACTTCATCACACCGACACACTCGTCATCCGAAATGGTGAGCTGCTCACGCAGGACGAATGGATCAATCAGGGTGATGAAATAACACTCAGAAAAGTAATTTCCGTAGGGTAA
- a CDS encoding response regulator, with translation MAQKTILVVDDEKHIRMLYREELEAGGYKVATSDGTEDILAVIGRENPDLVVLDIKLGINRSGLDLLQEIRQEDQELPVILSTAYDSFKHDMKSIAADHYVVKSVDLSELKEKVEQALS, from the coding sequence ATGGCTCAGAAGACAATTTTAGTCGTTGACGACGAAAAGCATATACGGATGCTCTACAGAGAAGAGCTGGAAGCCGGAGGCTACAAAGTAGCCACTTCTGACGGTACTGAAGATATCCTTGCAGTTATCGGGCGGGAGAATCCTGATTTGGTTGTCCTTGATATCAAACTCGGTATCAATCGTTCCGGTTTGGACCTGTTGCAGGAGATCAGGCAGGAAGATCAGGAACTTCCGGTTATCCTCAGTACCGCCTATGACAGCTTCAAGCATGACATGAAGTCCATTGCGGCTGATCATTATGTGGTGAAATCCGTTGATTTGAGCGAGTTGAAGGAAAAAGTGGAGCAGGCTTTAAGCTGA
- a CDS encoding site-2 protease family protein, producing the protein MFDIANTIKEISILALPFLLAITCHEAAHGFAAYLLGDPTAKQAGRLTLNPLKHLDPMGTLALVLTRMIGWAKPVPVNPMYFKNPQRDMMIVALAGPAANMTLAVMFAIVVKVILSLNMNGLSPLMLKVLEPSVMIANAGVIINLALCFFNLLPIPPLDGSKILAGFLPREAAFKFMSFRYGFVIVIVLAMLGLLGRIISPAMGFFYNFLVH; encoded by the coding sequence ATGTTCGACATTGCCAATACAATCAAAGAAATAAGCATTCTTGCTTTACCCTTTCTTCTTGCGATTACCTGTCATGAAGCCGCGCACGGCTTTGCAGCATATCTTCTTGGCGACCCTACGGCTAAACAGGCCGGACGCCTTACTCTTAATCCGCTAAAACATCTTGACCCAATGGGAACCCTCGCCCTTGTGCTGACCCGCATGATCGGCTGGGCTAAGCCTGTTCCGGTCAATCCTATGTATTTTAAGAATCCGCAACGGGATATGATGATTGTCGCTTTGGCCGGTCCGGCGGCAAATATGACACTTGCGGTAATGTTTGCAATTGTCGTAAAGGTAATCCTTTCACTTAATATGAATGGTCTTTCGCCGCTTATGCTCAAGGTTCTTGAGCCTTCGGTGATGATCGCTAATGCGGGTGTCATAATCAATCTGGCTTTGTGTTTTTTCAATCTGCTGCCCATCCCACCGCTGGACGGGAGTAAGATTCTGGCCGGATTTCTGCCCCGTGAGGCTGCATTCAAATTTATGTCGTTCCGGTACGGATTCGTTATAGTAATCGTGCTGGCAATGCTCGGATTGCTCGGCAGGATAATCAGTCCGGCCATGGGTTTTTTCTATAATTTTCTGGTCCATTAG
- the trpS gene encoding tryptophan--tRNA ligase: MSKTNNRIVSGMRPTGRLHLGHYFGVLVNWVKIQEDNECYFFVADWHAMTSEYSDPRKIQGFVPELVKDWIAAGLDPEKCVIFHQSQVKEHIELHLILSMLTPLGWLERNPTYKEIKQELVQKELNTYGFLGYPVLMASDILMYKPSLVPVGQDQLPHLELTREIARRFNHLNGEYFPEPNAMLTEDAKLPGLDGRKMSKSYNNGIYLGEPMEEVKPKVMSMLTDKNRLRKSDPGDPEVCNLYPYHKLLTDAETCAEIEEGCRNATRGCVECKKLLAENMAKFLEPMQERRRHLDENPQLVWDILHEGTAKAQAKAKENMEEIRERIGFKF, from the coding sequence ATGAGTAAGACAAACAATCGCATAGTTTCAGGCATGAGGCCCACCGGTAGGTTGCATTTAGGACATTATTTCGGTGTTCTGGTCAACTGGGTCAAGATTCAGGAAGACAACGAGTGTTATTTCTTCGTTGCCGACTGGCACGCAATGACCAGTGAGTATTCCGATCCCCGCAAGATTCAGGGCTTTGTTCCCGAGTTGGTCAAGGATTGGATTGCCGCAGGACTTGATCCTGAAAAGTGTGTGATTTTTCACCAGTCTCAGGTCAAGGAACACATTGAGCTGCACCTGATCCTGTCCATGCTGACCCCGCTGGGTTGGCTGGAAAGGAACCCTACTTACAAGGAAATCAAGCAGGAGCTGGTCCAGAAGGAACTGAACACTTACGGTTTCCTCGGTTACCCCGTGCTCATGGCTTCTGATATCCTCATGTATAAGCCTTCACTTGTTCCTGTAGGACAGGATCAGCTTCCCCATTTGGAGCTTACCCGCGAAATCGCCCGCCGCTTCAATCACTTGAACGGTGAATATTTCCCCGAACCTAACGCCATGCTTACCGAGGACGCAAAGCTTCCCGGTCTGGACGGTCGTAAGATGTCCAAGAGTTACAACAATGGCATTTATCTTGGCGAGCCTATGGAAGAGGTCAAGCCCAAGGTTATGTCCATGCTCACCGACAAGAACAGGCTTCGCAAGTCCGATCCGGGTGATCCTGAAGTCTGTAACCTCTATCCTTACCACAAGCTGCTTACCGATGCTGAGACTTGTGCTGAGATTGAGGAAGGCTGCCGTAACGCAACCCGCGGTTGTGTGGAATGTAAGAAGTTGCTGGCCGAAAATATGGCTAAATTTCTTGAGCCCATGCAGGAACGTCGTCGTCATCTGGATGAAAACCCCCAGCTTGTCTGGGATATTCTCCACGAAGGCACTGCCAAGGCGCAGGCCAAGGCCAAAGAGAATATGGAAGAGATCCGCGAAAGGATCGGTTTTAAGTTCTAA